Proteins encoded by one window of Labrus bergylta chromosome 2, fLabBer1.1, whole genome shotgun sequence:
- the rtkna gene encoding rhotekin isoform X1 produces the protein MFCRNQTARATVARGSALEMEIRRGKFRKSVFLDTSQDSDIQKKIDHEIRMRDGACKLLAACSQKDQTLEAAKSLQTCSTRIMAYMSELQRMKEAQVMQKVPRRSSDAGPMDDRLPCKGKVAISDLRIPLMWKDTEYFKNKGELHRCAVFCLLQLGGEIFDTEMVIVDRTLTDICFDNTIVFNEASPGFDLRVELYSCCSEDDYSAGSTPRKLASKLSSSLGRSAGKKLRAAMEPGPCSPVSNGGATPLLLPVPSVPGPKYHLLAHTTLSLSHAQDSFRTHDLTISGNEECSYWLPLYGSMCCRLAAQPHCMTQQMMSGCLKVKQLGGDPQSWTKVYAVLKGTSLFCYHQQEDVEANVEPACTIAINKETRIRASEKDPHSKVQNICISNHYGGEEVTHTLTTDSREDTHRWMEAFWQHFYDMSQWKQCCDDLMKIELPSPRKPAPLTPKQGSLYHEMVIESSDDLSSTVSDILARRMQELELRSQLGTSPTWMSVFEESNTKSAGPPRPCTSHLSGYSPCSPHRLPRSPCSPHRCPQLSLLSSDASLTDSESLCSTSPCSQHRGWPQQTSNFSLLSSSPSRLRPRTLSLDAKLSTLRGRGYGGGGTFQCPCQPPPSSLLNPLPISSRSPRSQRITQTTLSCSSSTSSNSSSNSEGSHSPESSEGAPFSRPSPARRSLRSLRARLDPRNWLQSQV, from the exons GACAGCGACATCCAGAAGAAGATCGACCATGAGATCCGGATGCGCGACGGGGCCTGCAAGCTGCTGGCGGCCTGCTCCCAGAAAGATCAGACATTGGAGGCGGCGAAGAGCCTTCAGACCTGCAGCACTCGAATCATGGCCTACATGTCAGAACtgcagaggatgaaggaggcgCAGGTCATGCAGAAAGTCCCCCGGAGGTCATCGGATGCAGGGCCGATGGATGACAGACTCCCGTGCAAAGGAAAAGTGGCCATATCAG ATCTTCGGATCCCTCTCATGTGGAAAGACACGGAGTACTTCAAGAACAAAGGCG AGCTTCATAGATGTGCGGTGTTCTGCCTGCTGCAGCTTGGGGGAGAGATCTTTGACACAGAAATGGTGATCGTGGACCGGACGCTCACAGATATTTGTTTTGACAACACCATAGTATT TAATGAAGCCAGTCCAGGTTTTGACCTGCGTGTTGAGCTGTACAGCTGCTGCTCGGAGGACGACTACTCAGCAGGGAGCACGCCGAGGAAACTAGCCAGTAAACTGAGCTCCTCACTGGGGCGATCTGCCGGAAAGAAGTTAAGGGCGGCCATGGAGCCAGGACCTTGTAGTCCTGTTAGTAATGGAGGGGCAactcctctcctgctgcctgTTCCCTCTGTACC CGGCCCCAAGTACCACCTCTTAGCTCATACCACACTGTCACTGTCACATGCCCAGGACAGCTTTCGCACTCACGACCTCACCATCTCAGGCAATG aGGAGTGTTCCTATTGGCTGCCTCTCTATGGCAGTATGTGTTGCCGCCTGGCAGCTCAGCCACACTGTATGACCCAACAGATGATGAGTGGATGTTTGAAAGTGAAG CAGTTGGGAGGCGACCCTCAGAGTTGGACAAAAGTGTACGCCGTCCTAAAAGGAACAAGCCTTTTCTGCTACCACCAGCAAGAAGATGTGGAGGCAAATGTAGAGCCGGCTTGCACCATTGCCATAAACAAG GAGACCAGAATACGTGCATCAGAGAAGGACCCTCACAGTAAAGTTCAGAATATCTGTATCAGTAACCATTACGGGGGTGAGGaggtcacacacactctcaccacAGACAGCCGTGAGGACACACACCGGTGGATGGAGGCCTTTTGGCAACATTTCTATGACATGA GCCAATGGAAGCAGTGCTGTGATGACTTAATGAAAATTGAACTGCCATCCCCGAGGAAACCGGCTCCTCTCACACCGAAACAAGGCTCACTCTATCATGAAATGG TTATTGAGTCATCTGATGACCTCAGCAGCACTGTCTCAGACATCCTGGCTCGGAGGATGCAGGAGCTGGAATTGCGCAGCCAGCTGGGCACCTCCCCAACCTGGATGTCTGTGTTTGAGGAGAGCAACACTAAGAGCGCTGGCCCACCCCGTCCCTGTACCTCACACCTCTCTGGCTACAGCCCCTGCTCCCCTCATCGCCTGCCCCGCAGCCCCTGCTCCCCCCATCGCTGCCCACAGCTGTCTCTGCTGTCCTCGGATGCAAGCCTAACCGACAGCGAGAGCCTCTGCAGCACAAGTCCCTGCTCCCAGCACCGCGGCTGGCCCCAGCAAACCTCAAACTTCTCCCTCCTATCATCGTCCCCCTCCCGTCTGAGGCCTCGCACTCTGTCCCTGGATGCTAAGCTCAGCACCTTGCGAGGGAGGGGTTACGGAGGAGGTGGGACCTTTCAGTGCCCCTGCCAGCCTCCTCCTTCTTCGCTGCTGAACCCGCTCCCCATCTCCTCACGTTCTCCTCGGTCACAACGCATCACGCAGACCACgctctcctgctccagctccacCTCCAGCAACAGCTCAAGTAACAGCGAGGGCAGCCACAGCCCTGAGTCCTCAGAGGGAGCACCGTTCTCAAGGCCATCTCCGGCTCGGCGCAGCCTCCGGTCGCTCAGGGCCCGACTTGATCCTCGCAACTGGCTCCAAAGTCAAGTGTGA
- the polr3g gene encoding DNA-directed RNA polymerase III subunit RPC7 translates to MAGKGRGVAAFTFNIDALGIGRGSMPEARVGPSPLFPNTDYKPVPLKAGEDEDYMLALKQEMRGTMQRLPHNIKPLSNKADVEKYTEIYLKQKQIIDDEWTPDWNLFPKELMPQKKKLCAKPATKKKTVKISRKESEEMLSKLDELAKKDDGNPEKSDDETEKKKGNEEEELEEEEYEEEDIEEENDYIDSYFDNGDDFAAGSDDNMDGEATY, encoded by the exons ATGGCGGGCAAGGGTCGAGGAGTAGCTGCCTTCACGTTCAACATCGATGCTCTGGGCATCGGCAGGGGCAGCATGCCAGAAGCCAGGGTGGGGCCCAGTCCGCTGTTTCCA AACACTGACTATAAGCCAGTGCCACTGAAGGCTGGAGAGGATGAGGACTACATGCTGGCCTTAAAACAAGAGATGAGGGGAACGATGCAGCGGCTACCACACAACATTAAGCCTCTGTCCAACAAAGCAG ATGTTGAGAAGTACACAGAGATATACCTGAAACAGAAGCAGATTATTGATGACGAGTGGACTCCAG actgGAACCTCTTTCCAAAAGAACTGATGccccaaaagaaaaaactttgtGCTAAACCAG CCACGAAGAAGAAAACTGTGAAGATATCACGCAAAGAAAGCGAGGAGATGTTGAGTAAATTAGAC GAACTAGCAAAGAAAGATGACGGGAACCCTGAAAAATCGGATGATgagactgaaaagaaaaaaggcaacgAGGAGGAAgagttagaagaagaagaatatgaagaagaGGATATTGAAGAG GAGAATGACTACATTGACAGCTATTTTGACAATGGTGACGATTTTGCTGCAGGCAGTGATGACAATATGGACGGTGAAGCGACGTACTGA
- the rtkna gene encoding rhotekin isoform X3, whose translation MNNSMNQMDSDIQKKIDHEIRMRDGACKLLAACSQKDQTLEAAKSLQTCSTRIMAYMSELQRMKEAQVMQKVPRRSSDAGPMDDRLPCKGKVAISDLRIPLMWKDTEYFKNKGELHRCAVFCLLQLGGEIFDTEMVIVDRTLTDICFDNTIVFNEASPGFDLRVELYSCCSEDDYSAGSTPRKLASKLSSSLGRSAGKKLRAAMEPGPCSPVSNGGATPLLLPVPSVPGPKYHLLAHTTLSLSHAQDSFRTHDLTISGNEECSYWLPLYGSMCCRLAAQPHCMTQQMMSGCLKVKQLGGDPQSWTKVYAVLKGTSLFCYHQQEDVEANVEPACTIAINKETRIRASEKDPHSKVQNICISNHYGGEEVTHTLTTDSREDTHRWMEAFWQHFYDMSQWKQCCDDLMKIELPSPRKPAPLTPKQGSLYHEMVIESSDDLSSTVSDILARRMQELELRSQLGTSPTWMSVFEESNTKSAGPPRPCTSHLSGYSPCSPHRLPRSPCSPHRCPQLSLLSSDASLTDSESLCSTSPCSQHRGWPQQTSNFSLLSSSPSRLRPRTLSLDAKLSTLRGRGYGGGGTFQCPCQPPPSSLLNPLPISSRSPRSQRITQTTLSCSSSTSSNSSSNSEGSHSPESSEGAPFSRPSPARRSLRSLRARLDPRNWLQSQV comes from the exons ATGAATAACTCAATGAATCAAATG GACAGCGACATCCAGAAGAAGATCGACCATGAGATCCGGATGCGCGACGGGGCCTGCAAGCTGCTGGCGGCCTGCTCCCAGAAAGATCAGACATTGGAGGCGGCGAAGAGCCTTCAGACCTGCAGCACTCGAATCATGGCCTACATGTCAGAACtgcagaggatgaaggaggcgCAGGTCATGCAGAAAGTCCCCCGGAGGTCATCGGATGCAGGGCCGATGGATGACAGACTCCCGTGCAAAGGAAAAGTGGCCATATCAG ATCTTCGGATCCCTCTCATGTGGAAAGACACGGAGTACTTCAAGAACAAAGGCG AGCTTCATAGATGTGCGGTGTTCTGCCTGCTGCAGCTTGGGGGAGAGATCTTTGACACAGAAATGGTGATCGTGGACCGGACGCTCACAGATATTTGTTTTGACAACACCATAGTATT TAATGAAGCCAGTCCAGGTTTTGACCTGCGTGTTGAGCTGTACAGCTGCTGCTCGGAGGACGACTACTCAGCAGGGAGCACGCCGAGGAAACTAGCCAGTAAACTGAGCTCCTCACTGGGGCGATCTGCCGGAAAGAAGTTAAGGGCGGCCATGGAGCCAGGACCTTGTAGTCCTGTTAGTAATGGAGGGGCAactcctctcctgctgcctgTTCCCTCTGTACC CGGCCCCAAGTACCACCTCTTAGCTCATACCACACTGTCACTGTCACATGCCCAGGACAGCTTTCGCACTCACGACCTCACCATCTCAGGCAATG aGGAGTGTTCCTATTGGCTGCCTCTCTATGGCAGTATGTGTTGCCGCCTGGCAGCTCAGCCACACTGTATGACCCAACAGATGATGAGTGGATGTTTGAAAGTGAAG CAGTTGGGAGGCGACCCTCAGAGTTGGACAAAAGTGTACGCCGTCCTAAAAGGAACAAGCCTTTTCTGCTACCACCAGCAAGAAGATGTGGAGGCAAATGTAGAGCCGGCTTGCACCATTGCCATAAACAAG GAGACCAGAATACGTGCATCAGAGAAGGACCCTCACAGTAAAGTTCAGAATATCTGTATCAGTAACCATTACGGGGGTGAGGaggtcacacacactctcaccacAGACAGCCGTGAGGACACACACCGGTGGATGGAGGCCTTTTGGCAACATTTCTATGACATGA GCCAATGGAAGCAGTGCTGTGATGACTTAATGAAAATTGAACTGCCATCCCCGAGGAAACCGGCTCCTCTCACACCGAAACAAGGCTCACTCTATCATGAAATGG TTATTGAGTCATCTGATGACCTCAGCAGCACTGTCTCAGACATCCTGGCTCGGAGGATGCAGGAGCTGGAATTGCGCAGCCAGCTGGGCACCTCCCCAACCTGGATGTCTGTGTTTGAGGAGAGCAACACTAAGAGCGCTGGCCCACCCCGTCCCTGTACCTCACACCTCTCTGGCTACAGCCCCTGCTCCCCTCATCGCCTGCCCCGCAGCCCCTGCTCCCCCCATCGCTGCCCACAGCTGTCTCTGCTGTCCTCGGATGCAAGCCTAACCGACAGCGAGAGCCTCTGCAGCACAAGTCCCTGCTCCCAGCACCGCGGCTGGCCCCAGCAAACCTCAAACTTCTCCCTCCTATCATCGTCCCCCTCCCGTCTGAGGCCTCGCACTCTGTCCCTGGATGCTAAGCTCAGCACCTTGCGAGGGAGGGGTTACGGAGGAGGTGGGACCTTTCAGTGCCCCTGCCAGCCTCCTCCTTCTTCGCTGCTGAACCCGCTCCCCATCTCCTCACGTTCTCCTCGGTCACAACGCATCACGCAGACCACgctctcctgctccagctccacCTCCAGCAACAGCTCAAGTAACAGCGAGGGCAGCCACAGCCCTGAGTCCTCAGAGGGAGCACCGTTCTCAAGGCCATCTCCGGCTCGGCGCAGCCTCCGGTCGCTCAGGGCCCGACTTGATCCTCGCAACTGGCTCCAAAGTCAAGTGTGA
- the lysmd3 gene encoding lysM and putative peptidoglycan-binding domain-containing protein 3 has translation MSSRSQHYGFQSATMVQPANGGHAYLFGNNGSENDLSEEDGESYELRPRGRERLRRSTSRERMEDIIYLTRDIQEGDTLNSIALQYHCSVADIKRANNLLTEQDFFALRSVKIPVRRFSVLTETHSTGPLNSASPSGARRFPQNSVVTSLPTESSTDSSSSTDSVEGFLLEKDKDIERLVKSSSLNEVVSSLTLQQQQPLLGEVGYKPVQRKDPYYGADWGMRWWTAVAIMLVVGIVTPVFYLLYYEVLMKTDVSHHGSPTQAAGNIPPDGIMGPHAGEENHARAGLGQPPENLVNGDLQGGSVDKAGDVAHGEHGTA, from the exons atgtccagtaGAAGCCAGCACTATGGCTTTCAGTCAGCCACCATGGTGCAGCCTGCCAATGGCGGTCATGCCTATCTGTTTGGAAACAATGGCTCAGAGAATGACCTGTCAGAGGAGGATGGGGAGAGCTATGAGCTGCGGCCACGTGGCAGAGAGAGGCTGCGGAGGAGCACCTccagagagaggatggaggataTTATCTACCTGACCAGAGACATACAGGAGGGGGACACTCTGAACAGCATCGCCCTGCAGTACCATTGCTCA GTGGCCGATATAAAGCGTGCCAACAACCTCTTGACAGAGCAGGACTTCTTTGCCCTGCGGTCAGTCAAGATTCCTGTGAGACGCTTTAGTGTCCTCACTGAAACGCACAGCACTGGACCTCTGAATTCTGCCTCCCCCTCGGGGGCCAGGCGCTTTCCCCAGAACTCTGTGGTTACCTCCCTCCCCACTGAGTCATCCACAgactcttcttcttccaccGACAGCGTGGAAGGTTTCCTCCTTGAGAAAGACAAGGACATCGAGCGACTTGTAAAATCCAGCAGCCTGAACGAAGTTGTGTCCTCTTTAACACTGCAGCAACAGCAGCCACTGCTGGGAGAGGTTGGGTACAAACCAGTACAGAGAAAGGACCCTTATTATGGGGCGGACTGGGGCATGAGATGGTGGACGGCTGTGGCCATCATGCTGGTAGTTGGCATTGTCACACCTGTGTTTTATCTCTTGTATTACGAGGTTCTCATGAAAACTGACGTCAGCCATCACGGCAGTCCCACACAAGCTGCTGGCAACATTCCTCCTGATGGAATAATGGGCCCTCATGCTGGAGAAGAGAACCATGCAAGGGCTGGACTCGGGCAGCCTCCTGAAAACCTGGTTAATGGCGATTTACAGGGAGGGAGTGTGGACAAAGCAGGGGACGTTGCACATGGGGAACATGGGACAGCATAA
- the mblac2 gene encoding metallo-beta-lactamase domain-containing protein 2: protein MSAADWYAHKSLGDGLFWIQERFYQSDNRANIWLLRGSHQDVVIDTGLGLRSLPDYIDAKGLLGKDPQRKNPLLAIATHAHFDHSGGLHQFQQVGVHSAEVDALANGDNFETVTWLSDREIIEAPSPGWRARQYKVKAVQPTHILQEGDVINLGDKQLTVLHMPGHSRGSICLHDRDNKLLFSGDVVYDGAMIDWLPYSRVSDYISSCERLVGLVDSEQVDQVLPGHYNTFGAKRLNRIASTYISRAGTCPAKVSTFAWSTLAGVALRACNPRSAC, encoded by the exons ATGTCGGCAGCCGACTGGTACGCTCACAAGTCGCTCGGAGACGGACTCTTCTGGATCCAGGAGCGGTTCTACCAGTCAGATAACAGGGCCAACATCTGGCTCCTCCGCGGCTCACACCAAGACGTAGTCATAGACACCGGGCTGGGCTTGAGGAGCTTACCTGACTACATCGACGCCAAGGGGCTGCTTGGCAAAGACCCGCAGAGGAAGAACCCGCTGCTGGCCATCGCCACCCACGCCCACTTCGACCACTCGGGCGGTCTGCATCAGTTCCAACAGGTGGGCGTCCACAGCGCCGAGGTCGATGCCTTGGCGAACGGGGACAACTTCGAGACGGTTACCTGGCTCAGCGACAGGGAGATAATCGAGGCTCCCAGTCCAGGATGGAGGGCAAGGCAATACAAAGTGAAAGCGGTGCAGCCGACACACATCCTGCAGGAGG GAGATGTCATCAACCTGGGCGACAAACAGCTGACGGTGCTCCACATGCCAGGCCACTCTCGGGGCAGCATATGCCTCCATGACCGCGACAACAAGCTCCTCTTCAGTGGGGATGTAGTGTATGATGGTGCCATGATTGATTGGCTGCCCTACAGCCGGGTCAGTGACTACATCAGCAGCTGTGAGCGGCTGGTGGGGCTGGTGGACAGTGAACAG GTTGACCAAGTTCTTCCAGGACATTACAACACCTTTGGTGCAAAGAGGCTCAACCGAATCGCGTCCACGTATATCAGCAGGGCTGGAACTTGCCCTGCAAAGGTCTCCACGTTTGCCTGGAGTACTCTGGCCGGGGTGGCTCTGCGGGCGTGTAACCCCAGGAGTGCCTGCTAA
- the rtkna gene encoding rhotekin isoform X4, whose product MFCRNQTARATVARGSALEMEIRRGKFRKSVFLDTSQDSDIQKKIDHEIRMRDGACKLLAACSQKDQTLEAAKSLQTCSTRIMAYMSELQRMKEAQVMQKVPRRSSDAGPMDDRLPCKGKVAISDLRIPLMWKDTEYFKNKGELHRCAVFCLLQLGGEIFDTEMVIVDRTLTDICFDNTIVFNEASPGFDLRVELYSCCSEDDYSAGSTPRKLASKLSSSLGRSAGKKLRAAMEPGPCSPVSNGGATPLLLPVPSVPGPKYHLLAHTTLSLSHAQDSFRTHDLTISGNEECSYWLPLYGSMCCRLAAQPHCMTQQMMSGCLKVKQLGGDPQSWTKVYAVLKGTSLFCYHQQEDVEANVEPACTIAINKETRIRASEKDPHSKVQNICISNHYGGEEVTHTLTTDSREDTHRWMEAFWQHFYDMSQWKQCCDDLMKIELPSPRKPAPLTPKQGSLYHEMAPLATPSCEGLLLQENAVSAEIRALLSSYYNDSY is encoded by the exons GACAGCGACATCCAGAAGAAGATCGACCATGAGATCCGGATGCGCGACGGGGCCTGCAAGCTGCTGGCGGCCTGCTCCCAGAAAGATCAGACATTGGAGGCGGCGAAGAGCCTTCAGACCTGCAGCACTCGAATCATGGCCTACATGTCAGAACtgcagaggatgaaggaggcgCAGGTCATGCAGAAAGTCCCCCGGAGGTCATCGGATGCAGGGCCGATGGATGACAGACTCCCGTGCAAAGGAAAAGTGGCCATATCAG ATCTTCGGATCCCTCTCATGTGGAAAGACACGGAGTACTTCAAGAACAAAGGCG AGCTTCATAGATGTGCGGTGTTCTGCCTGCTGCAGCTTGGGGGAGAGATCTTTGACACAGAAATGGTGATCGTGGACCGGACGCTCACAGATATTTGTTTTGACAACACCATAGTATT TAATGAAGCCAGTCCAGGTTTTGACCTGCGTGTTGAGCTGTACAGCTGCTGCTCGGAGGACGACTACTCAGCAGGGAGCACGCCGAGGAAACTAGCCAGTAAACTGAGCTCCTCACTGGGGCGATCTGCCGGAAAGAAGTTAAGGGCGGCCATGGAGCCAGGACCTTGTAGTCCTGTTAGTAATGGAGGGGCAactcctctcctgctgcctgTTCCCTCTGTACC CGGCCCCAAGTACCACCTCTTAGCTCATACCACACTGTCACTGTCACATGCCCAGGACAGCTTTCGCACTCACGACCTCACCATCTCAGGCAATG aGGAGTGTTCCTATTGGCTGCCTCTCTATGGCAGTATGTGTTGCCGCCTGGCAGCTCAGCCACACTGTATGACCCAACAGATGATGAGTGGATGTTTGAAAGTGAAG CAGTTGGGAGGCGACCCTCAGAGTTGGACAAAAGTGTACGCCGTCCTAAAAGGAACAAGCCTTTTCTGCTACCACCAGCAAGAAGATGTGGAGGCAAATGTAGAGCCGGCTTGCACCATTGCCATAAACAAG GAGACCAGAATACGTGCATCAGAGAAGGACCCTCACAGTAAAGTTCAGAATATCTGTATCAGTAACCATTACGGGGGTGAGGaggtcacacacactctcaccacAGACAGCCGTGAGGACACACACCGGTGGATGGAGGCCTTTTGGCAACATTTCTATGACATGA GCCAATGGAAGCAGTGCTGTGATGACTTAATGAAAATTGAACTGCCATCCCCGAGGAAACCGGCTCCTCTCACACCGAAACAAGGCTCACTCTATCATGAAATGG CCCCTCTTGCCACTCCCTCCTGTGAGGGTCTTCTGCTGCAGGAAAACGCTGTGTCTGCTGAGATTCGTGCACTGCTCTCGTCCTATTACAACGACAG TTATTGA
- the rtkna gene encoding rhotekin isoform X2: MPVDTLANMEEKLWILEDLNMMYIRQIALSLQDSDIQKKIDHEIRMRDGACKLLAACSQKDQTLEAAKSLQTCSTRIMAYMSELQRMKEAQVMQKVPRRSSDAGPMDDRLPCKGKVAISDLRIPLMWKDTEYFKNKGELHRCAVFCLLQLGGEIFDTEMVIVDRTLTDICFDNTIVFNEASPGFDLRVELYSCCSEDDYSAGSTPRKLASKLSSSLGRSAGKKLRAAMEPGPCSPVSNGGATPLLLPVPSVPGPKYHLLAHTTLSLSHAQDSFRTHDLTISGNEECSYWLPLYGSMCCRLAAQPHCMTQQMMSGCLKVKQLGGDPQSWTKVYAVLKGTSLFCYHQQEDVEANVEPACTIAINKETRIRASEKDPHSKVQNICISNHYGGEEVTHTLTTDSREDTHRWMEAFWQHFYDMSQWKQCCDDLMKIELPSPRKPAPLTPKQGSLYHEMVIESSDDLSSTVSDILARRMQELELRSQLGTSPTWMSVFEESNTKSAGPPRPCTSHLSGYSPCSPHRLPRSPCSPHRCPQLSLLSSDASLTDSESLCSTSPCSQHRGWPQQTSNFSLLSSSPSRLRPRTLSLDAKLSTLRGRGYGGGGTFQCPCQPPPSSLLNPLPISSRSPRSQRITQTTLSCSSSTSSNSSSNSEGSHSPESSEGAPFSRPSPARRSLRSLRARLDPRNWLQSQV, encoded by the exons GACAGCGACATCCAGAAGAAGATCGACCATGAGATCCGGATGCGCGACGGGGCCTGCAAGCTGCTGGCGGCCTGCTCCCAGAAAGATCAGACATTGGAGGCGGCGAAGAGCCTTCAGACCTGCAGCACTCGAATCATGGCCTACATGTCAGAACtgcagaggatgaaggaggcgCAGGTCATGCAGAAAGTCCCCCGGAGGTCATCGGATGCAGGGCCGATGGATGACAGACTCCCGTGCAAAGGAAAAGTGGCCATATCAG ATCTTCGGATCCCTCTCATGTGGAAAGACACGGAGTACTTCAAGAACAAAGGCG AGCTTCATAGATGTGCGGTGTTCTGCCTGCTGCAGCTTGGGGGAGAGATCTTTGACACAGAAATGGTGATCGTGGACCGGACGCTCACAGATATTTGTTTTGACAACACCATAGTATT TAATGAAGCCAGTCCAGGTTTTGACCTGCGTGTTGAGCTGTACAGCTGCTGCTCGGAGGACGACTACTCAGCAGGGAGCACGCCGAGGAAACTAGCCAGTAAACTGAGCTCCTCACTGGGGCGATCTGCCGGAAAGAAGTTAAGGGCGGCCATGGAGCCAGGACCTTGTAGTCCTGTTAGTAATGGAGGGGCAactcctctcctgctgcctgTTCCCTCTGTACC CGGCCCCAAGTACCACCTCTTAGCTCATACCACACTGTCACTGTCACATGCCCAGGACAGCTTTCGCACTCACGACCTCACCATCTCAGGCAATG aGGAGTGTTCCTATTGGCTGCCTCTCTATGGCAGTATGTGTTGCCGCCTGGCAGCTCAGCCACACTGTATGACCCAACAGATGATGAGTGGATGTTTGAAAGTGAAG CAGTTGGGAGGCGACCCTCAGAGTTGGACAAAAGTGTACGCCGTCCTAAAAGGAACAAGCCTTTTCTGCTACCACCAGCAAGAAGATGTGGAGGCAAATGTAGAGCCGGCTTGCACCATTGCCATAAACAAG GAGACCAGAATACGTGCATCAGAGAAGGACCCTCACAGTAAAGTTCAGAATATCTGTATCAGTAACCATTACGGGGGTGAGGaggtcacacacactctcaccacAGACAGCCGTGAGGACACACACCGGTGGATGGAGGCCTTTTGGCAACATTTCTATGACATGA GCCAATGGAAGCAGTGCTGTGATGACTTAATGAAAATTGAACTGCCATCCCCGAGGAAACCGGCTCCTCTCACACCGAAACAAGGCTCACTCTATCATGAAATGG TTATTGAGTCATCTGATGACCTCAGCAGCACTGTCTCAGACATCCTGGCTCGGAGGATGCAGGAGCTGGAATTGCGCAGCCAGCTGGGCACCTCCCCAACCTGGATGTCTGTGTTTGAGGAGAGCAACACTAAGAGCGCTGGCCCACCCCGTCCCTGTACCTCACACCTCTCTGGCTACAGCCCCTGCTCCCCTCATCGCCTGCCCCGCAGCCCCTGCTCCCCCCATCGCTGCCCACAGCTGTCTCTGCTGTCCTCGGATGCAAGCCTAACCGACAGCGAGAGCCTCTGCAGCACAAGTCCCTGCTCCCAGCACCGCGGCTGGCCCCAGCAAACCTCAAACTTCTCCCTCCTATCATCGTCCCCCTCCCGTCTGAGGCCTCGCACTCTGTCCCTGGATGCTAAGCTCAGCACCTTGCGAGGGAGGGGTTACGGAGGAGGTGGGACCTTTCAGTGCCCCTGCCAGCCTCCTCCTTCTTCGCTGCTGAACCCGCTCCCCATCTCCTCACGTTCTCCTCGGTCACAACGCATCACGCAGACCACgctctcctgctccagctccacCTCCAGCAACAGCTCAAGTAACAGCGAGGGCAGCCACAGCCCTGAGTCCTCAGAGGGAGCACCGTTCTCAAGGCCATCTCCGGCTCGGCGCAGCCTCCGGTCGCTCAGGGCCCGACTTGATCCTCGCAACTGGCTCCAAAGTCAAGTGTGA